Proteins from one Leptospira meyeri genomic window:
- a CDS encoding ABC transporter ATP-binding protein translates to MTDMNIKPTVSVRKLEKYYQVVDKRYHIISGLDFEVLPGEIVSVEGASGVGKSTLLNILGAMDSFDDGEVEVCGVSLKNLTEKQRESFRAEKISFIFQQHLLLPDFTALENVMMPLLIAKINPGLAKQQATEILKKVGLGERTESFPSQLSGGESARVGVARALVGRRQLILADEPTGNLDRDNSRHLMDLIKELQNEFKFSLILVTHDLELASMAHKRNRIVSGKLTPVT, encoded by the coding sequence ATGACTGATATGAATATAAAACCAACTGTTTCTGTTCGCAAATTAGAAAAATACTACCAAGTTGTGGATAAAAGATACCATATCATTTCAGGTTTAGATTTTGAAGTTTTACCTGGTGAAATCGTTTCTGTAGAGGGGGCATCAGGAGTGGGGAAGTCCACTCTTCTCAATATCCTCGGTGCTATGGATTCGTTTGATGACGGTGAGGTGGAGGTTTGCGGAGTTAGTTTAAAGAACCTAACCGAAAAACAGAGGGAAAGTTTTCGTGCCGAAAAAATTTCTTTTATCTTTCAACAACATCTTCTTTTACCAGATTTTACCGCTTTAGAAAATGTGATGATGCCGCTTCTCATTGCAAAAATAAATCCAGGTTTGGCAAAACAACAGGCCACTGAAATTTTAAAAAAGGTAGGCCTTGGAGAAAGGACGGAAAGTTTTCCATCCCAACTCTCAGGTGGAGAAAGTGCAAGGGTTGGTGTGGCAAGGGCACTTGTAGGACGAAGGCAACTGATTTTGGCAGATGAACCAACAGGAAACTTGGACAGGGATAACTCTCGCCATCTGATGGATTTAATCAAAGAACTTCAGAATGAATTTAAGTTCTCTTTGATCCTTGTGACTCACGACTTGGAACTTGCCTCTATGGCACACAAAAGAAACCGAATTGTATCCGGAAAACTAACTCCAGTTACATAG
- a CDS encoding ABC transporter permease → MGIVSLITIRYIRGSRVLGFLSIKSRLSFIVMAVGVGLLVVVLSIFNGFQKQVKESLWQGGPHITIENSYGSGAIYDYEKVIAHLKSDPKLAESFVSVEGNITSHGLIQSNNNFNPIMIRAVPVDSVEKLVENGLPNFPRILQYDRDAIQSINTKKLVVVGKEMSAIYGYGLGREITMAVPGGRFTVERGVQVNVQTFRLTGLFKTGYYNYDSKFVFLSLPQAQEFFKMKGAVNQVAIKVRSLDDLKLTKHRILSRLNEDNWDKKIQDETSWSVRTIAEEQENFLAALRLEKTIISIIVFLFIVLAALGMVATVHSLIRAKRRSIGTLKALGLASNDILLIFTLNAMIVGILSSLVGGMAGIFIATKLEVIINVISEIINGIGGLLNPGDWDPVELVPKDIYYFDHIPVDIDISFIFMVTTAATILSGLAGYFPARMAANLNPVDTIRND, encoded by the coding sequence ATGGGAATTGTCTCTTTAATCACAATCCGTTACATCCGAGGGTCCCGAGTACTAGGATTCCTCTCCATCAAATCCAGGCTGTCGTTCATTGTTATGGCAGTGGGAGTGGGACTTCTCGTCGTAGTCCTCTCCATTTTCAACGGATTCCAAAAACAAGTGAAAGAATCTCTTTGGCAAGGGGGTCCACATATCACCATCGAAAACTCATATGGGTCTGGGGCGATTTATGATTATGAAAAGGTCATCGCTCACCTAAAGTCAGATCCAAAATTGGCAGAGTCTTTTGTTTCTGTCGAGGGAAACATAACGAGTCATGGACTCATTCAAAGCAATAACAACTTCAACCCCATTATGATTCGAGCAGTCCCCGTGGACTCAGTAGAAAAATTAGTGGAAAATGGATTACCAAACTTCCCTCGCATTTTGCAATACGATCGAGATGCAATCCAATCCATCAACACGAAGAAGTTGGTTGTTGTGGGTAAAGAAATGAGTGCCATCTACGGGTATGGGCTTGGTCGTGAAATTACTATGGCTGTTCCTGGTGGAAGATTTACTGTGGAACGTGGGGTTCAGGTGAATGTCCAAACATTTCGATTGACCGGACTTTTTAAAACAGGTTATTATAATTACGATTCTAAGTTTGTGTTTTTATCTCTCCCACAAGCACAAGAGTTTTTTAAAATGAAAGGAGCGGTCAATCAAGTTGCCATTAAGGTTCGTTCCTTGGATGATTTAAAACTCACCAAACATCGAATCTTATCAAGGTTAAACGAAGATAACTGGGACAAAAAAATTCAAGATGAAACTTCTTGGTCTGTCCGAACGATCGCTGAAGAACAGGAAAACTTTTTAGCAGCACTAAGACTTGAAAAAACAATTATCTCCATTATTGTATTTTTATTTATTGTCCTTGCTGCTCTTGGAATGGTGGCCACCGTCCATTCATTGATTCGAGCAAAAAGAAGATCAATTGGGACATTGAAGGCCCTTGGCCTAGCTTCTAACGATATACTTTTAATTTTTACATTAAACGCAATGATTGTAGGTATCTTGTCATCGTTAGTTGGTGGGATGGCCGGGATCTTTATTGCCACTAAGTTAGAAGTCATTATCAACGTAATCTCTGAGATCATCAATGGAATAGGCGGATTGCTGAACCCTGGTGATTGGGATCCAGTAGAACTTGTTCCAAAAGATATTTATTATTTTGATCATATCCCTGTGGATATTGATATTTCTTTTATCTTTATGGTGACAACGGCAGCGACCATTCTTTCGGGTCTTGCTGGTTATTTCCCTGCACGTATGGCTGCGAATCTAAACCCTGTGGATACAATACGAAATGACTGA